A single window of Paenibacillus sp. FSL H8-0537 DNA harbors:
- a CDS encoding 1,4-beta-xylanase has translation MTWGWTGVRGTWAGPAAAASIAEMAKLNVNWTAIAFAAVQETPQSTEIPYWSEPTVSDEEIRWAIREAKSHGIKVCLKPVVNVGNGTWRAHIGFFDQNTPGEPSWGEWFASYGKFIAYYAAIAEEEGCEMFCIGCEMVQTDKREREWRDLIALVRTLYSGPITYNCDKYQEERVGWWDAVDIISSSGYYPIEQFEEQLDRIEAGIAKWNKPFFFMEAGCPSREGSAAKPNDWSLPGAPSEIEQERYYEAMFAACAKRDWMLGYMLWDWPAQLYNTKEASRNDDYCMYGKRSAAVIRSFYAKGQGQPVG, from the coding sequence ATGACATGGGGCTGGACGGGAGTTCGCGGTACGTGGGCAGGACCTGCGGCGGCGGCCTCCATCGCCGAAATGGCCAAGCTGAACGTAAACTGGACGGCCATTGCGTTCGCAGCGGTTCAAGAAACGCCGCAATCGACGGAAATTCCCTATTGGAGCGAGCCGACAGTAAGTGATGAGGAAATCCGCTGGGCGATACGCGAGGCGAAAAGCCACGGCATTAAAGTATGCCTCAAGCCGGTAGTCAATGTGGGGAATGGCACATGGCGGGCGCATATCGGCTTTTTCGATCAGAATACGCCAGGAGAACCGAGCTGGGGCGAGTGGTTCGCTTCCTACGGGAAATTCATTGCCTATTATGCAGCGATAGCCGAGGAAGAGGGCTGCGAAATGTTCTGCATCGGCTGTGAAATGGTGCAGACGGACAAGCGCGAGCGGGAATGGCGCGATTTAATTGCCTTGGTGCGGACGCTTTACAGCGGACCTATTACTTACAACTGCGATAAATATCAGGAAGAGCGAGTGGGCTGGTGGGATGCCGTCGATATTATTTCGTCCAGCGGCTATTACCCGATTGAGCAATTCGAGGAGCAGCTTGATCGCATAGAGGCGGGCATTGCAAAGTGGAATAAGCCGTTTTTCTTTATGGAGGCAGGCTGTCCGAGCCGCGAAGGCTCGGCTGCAAAGCCAAATGACTGGTCGCTTCCAGGCGCACCGTCTGAAATCGAGCAGGAGCGTTATTATGAAGCGATGTTCGCTGCTTGTGCCAAACGCGATTGGATGCTCGGCTATATGCTGTGGGATTGGCCAGCTCAGCTGTACAATACGAAAGAAGCTTCCCGCAACGATGATTATTGCATGTATGGCAAACGTTCGGCAGCGGTCATCCGCTCCTTCTATGCCAAGGGACAGGGACAGCCAGTAGGCTAG
- a CDS encoding carbohydrate ABC transporter permease, with protein MGQSREGSPLFTIFKYVTLVIALFVVLFPLYSIVTGAFKTQIEYYQSGLALPANFLNFDNFQKVFDIGKLGLGFRNIAIILVIAVAGNIMFGTMVAYALGRFDFKLKKGIMGMYLVAQVIPMVTTQVATFSVIKYFSLYNTMGAPIILYLGADVLQIVIYLQFVNSIPRDLDESAMMEGASLFKIYRSIIFPLLGPATATLVILKTISIYNDFYTPYLYMPSQKLKVVSTAIYAFVGPNAAQLNVISAGILIIFIPTVAIFLSMQKFIFAGVTSGAVK; from the coding sequence ATGGGGCAGAGTAGAGAAGGTTCACCATTATTTACGATTTTCAAATATGTGACGCTGGTTATCGCGCTGTTCGTCGTCTTATTCCCGCTTTACTCGATTGTGACTGGCGCGTTTAAGACACAGATCGAGTATTATCAATCCGGTCTTGCTTTGCCGGCAAACTTCTTGAACTTTGATAATTTTCAAAAGGTGTTCGACATCGGCAAGCTCGGGCTCGGCTTCCGTAATATTGCGATCATTCTGGTCATCGCTGTAGCGGGCAACATTATGTTCGGCACGATGGTGGCGTACGCGCTGGGCCGGTTTGATTTTAAGCTGAAAAAAGGGATTATGGGCATGTACCTCGTTGCCCAGGTCATTCCTATGGTAACGACGCAGGTCGCTACATTTAGCGTCATTAAATATTTCTCGCTTTACAACACGATGGGTGCGCCAATCATTCTTTATTTGGGAGCCGACGTGCTGCAAATCGTCATCTATCTGCAATTCGTCAACAGCATTCCGCGTGATTTGGATGAAAGCGCAATGATGGAAGGCGCATCGCTGTTTAAAATTTATCGCTCGATTATTTTCCCGCTGCTCGGGCCAGCAACAGCGACGCTCGTTATTTTGAAGACGATCTCGATTTACAATGACTTTTACACGCCTTATCTGTATATGCCAAGCCAGAAGCTAAAGGTTGTATCGACGGCTATTTATGCCTTCGTCGGGCCGAATGCCGCCCAGTTGAACGTTATTTCCGCAGGCATTTTAATTATTTTCATCCCGACGGTGGCGATTTTCCTCTCGATGCAAAAGTTTATTTTTGCCGGAGTAACGAGCGGTGCAGTCAAATAA
- a CDS encoding sugar ABC transporter permease, with amino-acid sequence MHQFSYKTQRYLILFGFLTIPVLLSLTFSYYPAVSLLYYSLTDWSGLGWDMNFIGLDNYKEIFTKPEVFGALKNNAYYFIGGLIQVVFSLYFAVILTSKLRGRNGFRVILFLPYVLHSVATVIMFKNVYHVEYGSLNTLLGSIGLESWQQSWLGDKHLVNFSLAFISMWKYMGLNMVIFIGALQSIPDDLYEAGSIDGASGWQKFRFITLPSIRKVLELMLILTLTGALEAFDIPYVMLLGANDTSTFVIKTVDTAFKYQNFGLASAMAVVLLMMVLLFIVIQRKFLFKGGE; translated from the coding sequence ATGCATCAGTTCTCTTACAAAACGCAGCGATATTTAATTTTGTTCGGGTTTTTGACAATTCCCGTGCTTCTGTCGCTGACCTTCTCGTATTACCCGGCCGTATCTTTGCTGTATTACAGCTTGACGGATTGGAGCGGTCTTGGCTGGGACATGAATTTTATTGGCCTTGACAACTACAAGGAGATTTTTACAAAGCCCGAAGTATTCGGGGCGCTTAAAAACAATGCTTATTATTTCATCGGGGGTTTAATTCAAGTTGTCTTCTCGCTCTATTTTGCCGTCATATTGACGAGCAAGCTGCGGGGACGAAATGGGTTTCGAGTCATTCTGTTTTTGCCATATGTGCTGCACAGCGTAGCAACGGTCATTATGTTCAAAAACGTTTACCATGTGGAATACGGCTCGCTAAATACGCTCCTTGGATCGATTGGACTTGAATCGTGGCAGCAAAGCTGGCTGGGCGATAAGCATTTGGTCAACTTCTCGCTTGCCTTCATTTCTATGTGGAAGTATATGGGGCTTAATATGGTTATTTTCATCGGCGCCTTGCAGTCGATTCCTGACGATTTGTATGAAGCGGGCTCAATCGATGGCGCATCAGGCTGGCAGAAGTTCAGATTTATAACGCTGCCAAGCATTCGCAAAGTGCTGGAGCTTATGCTTATTTTAACGCTGACAGGGGCGCTCGAGGCTTTCGATATTCCTTATGTCATGCTGCTAGGTGCGAACGATACGTCAACCTTCGTCATCAAGACGGTGGATACGGCATTCAAATATCAAAACTTCGGCCTTGCCTCGGCGATGGCGGTTGTCCTGCTTATGATGGTTCTGCTGTTTATCGTTATTCAGCGCAAGTTTTTGTTCAAAGGAGGGGAATAG